The following are from one region of the Nostoc cf. commune SO-36 genome:
- a CDS encoding PP2C family serine/threonine-protein phosphatase, producing MENDAAIYCPDENCQAPNPLTNKFCQQCSTPLPKNYLWAVVDSPSLGSPGEILADRYLVVDKFVLLDTKPGLLALTLELDNLQPLRAYLRLIPYRLHVPQVYGVLFLTDGPSHREVLLLEKPPILVNNTIQQVSLCSELTTAWRDATSMRQLNWLWQIAHLWQPLTSEGVASSLLDSYVLRVEGSLVRLLDLRFDDERSPELPQLGEFWQQLVHEAKPAITEFVNEVSRSLIQGEIHSTEQLIAVLDQGLAGLGRSQTPTIQIITKTDTGPSRQRNEDACSPPSGTLVSKPPQPTALAIVCDGIGGHEGGNVASNLAIETIQQQVQQLTKVPYDHIDPSLLLSDLEKAVAIANDKISQRNDGENRQGRQRMGTTLVMALPVAHEMYITHVGDSRAYWITRHGCYQVTLDDNVASREVRLGYAIYREAVQQSAAGSLVQALGMGPSNSLHPTSGRFMLDEDAVFLLTSDGLSDFDRVEEYWETEILPILRGEANIATVADRLIEIANTKNGHDNVTIALVHYQVQYWEPEITIKAVIPESYSAKSVNLASKATDATLLGSPNHKTQVIPDTEPVKARQLPLQWIVPLIFVVAAGSLGWYVRQLRSQSWRFPVFSNPLQTQNPIIEATPAPRSLANLSPGWVIKTNNEISLGNNQSLPRGTFLEVIEKKSNPNITSGDFLVSMRVCANKSTQTPANTNKPAVTTSVPPNSKVLPATEKTVLLDLSQLNRFGDVLQSDTANPCRTVTQPPVIEPPDTSPS from the coding sequence ATGGAAAATGACGCGGCAATCTACTGTCCAGACGAAAATTGTCAGGCTCCCAACCCCCTGACTAATAAGTTTTGCCAGCAATGTTCCACGCCCCTACCCAAAAATTACCTCTGGGCTGTGGTAGATAGCCCAAGTTTGGGTAGCCCTGGAGAAATATTAGCCGATCGCTATCTAGTTGTTGATAAATTTGTTCTTTTAGATACGAAGCCTGGTTTATTAGCCCTAACCCTTGAGTTAGATAATTTACAGCCTCTAAGAGCTTACCTGAGACTCATTCCCTACCGCTTACACGTACCGCAGGTATATGGAGTGCTTTTTCTAACTGACGGGCCCTCCCATCGAGAAGTATTACTCTTAGAAAAACCGCCAATATTAGTAAATAACACAATCCAGCAAGTGAGTTTGTGCAGCGAGTTAACCACCGCTTGGCGTGATGCAACATCGATGCGCCAACTCAATTGGTTATGGCAAATAGCTCATCTGTGGCAACCTCTTACAAGTGAAGGTGTCGCCTCCAGCTTACTTGACTCTTATGTATTGCGGGTAGAAGGCTCATTAGTACGTTTGTTGGATTTGCGTTTCGACGATGAAAGATCACCAGAATTGCCCCAATTAGGTGAATTTTGGCAACAGTTAGTACATGAAGCCAAACCAGCAATAACGGAATTTGTTAATGAGGTTAGCCGTTCGTTGATTCAGGGAGAAATTCACTCAACCGAGCAATTAATCGCAGTTTTAGACCAGGGACTGGCTGGGTTAGGGCGATCGCAAACGCCTACGATCCAAATTATCACCAAAACCGACACCGGGCCAAGTCGCCAACGTAACGAAGATGCCTGTAGTCCACCCAGTGGGACTTTGGTAAGCAAACCACCCCAGCCAACAGCCTTGGCAATTGTCTGTGATGGCATCGGTGGCCACGAGGGCGGCAATGTCGCCTCAAATTTAGCCATTGAAACGATCCAGCAGCAGGTACAGCAACTAACAAAAGTTCCTTACGATCACATAGACCCCTCACTACTGCTTAGTGATCTAGAAAAAGCAGTGGCAATTGCCAATGACAAAATTAGTCAGCGCAATGACGGTGAAAATCGCCAAGGGCGGCAGCGTATGGGCACAACTTTAGTTATGGCATTGCCTGTTGCTCATGAAATGTACATTACCCACGTTGGCGATAGTCGTGCTTACTGGATTACACGCCACGGCTGTTATCAAGTTACCCTTGATGATAATGTCGCTTCCCGCGAAGTGCGGCTAGGTTATGCTATTTACCGCGAAGCTGTGCAACAGAGTGCTGCTGGCTCTCTCGTCCAGGCTTTGGGCATGGGGCCTAGCAATTCATTGCATCCGACATCGGGACGATTTATGCTCGATGAAGATGCAGTTTTTCTGCTCACCTCCGATGGTTTAAGTGATTTTGATCGGGTGGAGGAGTACTGGGAAACAGAAATCTTACCAATTCTGCGTGGAGAAGCAAATATAGCAACTGTTGCCGATAGATTAATCGAAATCGCTAATACTAAAAATGGACACGATAATGTCACCATCGCTTTAGTTCACTATCAAGTCCAATACTGGGAACCAGAAATCACGATCAAAGCAGTGATTCCAGAGAGTTATTCTGCCAAAAGTGTTAATTTAGCATCTAAAGCGACAGATGCGACACTTTTAGGTAGCCCAAACCATAAAACTCAGGTGATTCCAGACACTGAGCCTGTCAAAGCTCGCCAATTACCGCTACAGTGGATAGTTCCGTTAATATTTGTGGTAGCAGCAGGTTCTTTAGGATGGTACGTGAGGCAACTGCGATCGCAATCATGGCGATTTCCAGTTTTTTCCAATCCATTACAAACTCAAAATCCTATCATCGAAGCGACACCCGCACCGCGATCGCTTGCTAACTTGTCTCCTGGTTGGGTAATTAAAACCAACAATGAAATCTCCTTGGGAAACAACCAATCACTTCCCCGTGGGACTTTTTTAGAAGTTATTGAGAAAAAATCAAACCCCAATATTACTTCGGGAGATTTTTTAGTATCTATGCGAGTCTGTGCCAATAAAAGTACACAAACTCCAGCTAATACTAATAAACCAGCCGTAACTACCTCAGTTCCACCAAATTCTAAAGTTTTGCCAGCAACAGAGAAAACAGTATTGCTAGACTTATCCCAACTCAACCGTTTTGGCGATGTTTTACAATCAGATACAGCAAATCCATGTAGAACTGTCACGCAACCGCCA
- the ndhM gene encoding NAD(P)H-quinone oxidoreductase subunit M: MDNPMLLKSTTRHVRIFAGEIDRDGELIPSQQVLTLDIDPDNEFNWNEDALQKVYRKFDELVEASSGADLTDYNLRRVGSDLEHYLRSLLQGGEISYNLSARVTNYSMGVPQVAIDDK; encoded by the coding sequence ATGGATAACCCGATGCTGCTCAAGTCCACAACCCGGCATGTCCGCATTTTTGCAGGTGAAATTGACCGGGATGGCGAACTGATTCCTAGTCAACAAGTCCTAACGTTAGATATTGACCCAGATAACGAATTTAATTGGAATGAAGATGCGCTGCAAAAAGTTTATCGAAAATTTGATGAACTCGTAGAAGCATCTAGTGGGGCAGACCTCACAGACTATAACCTACGCCGTGTGGGATCAGACTTAGAGCATTATCTGCGATCGCTCCTGCAAGGCGGCGAAATCAGCTACAATCTTTCTGCCCGTGTTACCAACTACAGCATGGGAGTCCCCCAAGTTGCAATTGACGACAAATAA
- a CDS encoding Npun_R1517 family heterocyst differentiation transcriptional regulator has translation MNSKALPRQINNLEVGVYECEIHLKFRLIEEKSLLSDREQLLQVLLDALTEGSDDFLETLQASVKAQEVSEFKASPQMRRQLMRLRNVAENPQT, from the coding sequence ATGAACTCCAAAGCATTACCACGCCAGATAAATAATCTCGAAGTAGGTGTTTATGAGTGCGAAATCCATCTCAAATTCCGGTTGATTGAGGAAAAGAGTCTATTGAGCGATCGCGAGCAGCTCTTACAGGTGCTACTTGATGCTTTAACTGAAGGTTCTGATGACTTTCTAGAGACGCTACAAGCGTCCGTTAAAGCGCAGGAAGTATCTGAGTTTAAAGCCTCACCTCAAATGCGACGTCAGCTAATGCGCTTGCGTAATGTTGCTGAAAATCCTCAAACTTAA
- a CDS encoding response regulator transcription factor — MSAQLLLVDDEPGIREAVKDYLQESGFSVQVASNALEGWEWMQLNTPDLVISDVMMPQVDGYQFLKQLREDPRFQALPVVFLTAKGMTGDRIQGYHAGVDAYLPKPFDPDELVAIVENLLARRAAKAASTGDDAETPDLAELANQIAQIKALLTQRNAISQSPAPFKIDLTPREQSVLNLVAEGLMNKEIARRLETSVRNVEKYVSRLFSKTGTNSRTELVRFALEHGLAK, encoded by the coding sequence ATGTCAGCACAATTGTTACTGGTGGATGATGAACCAGGGATACGGGAAGCCGTGAAAGACTATCTGCAAGAGAGCGGTTTCAGCGTTCAAGTCGCCAGTAACGCCCTTGAAGGTTGGGAATGGATGCAACTGAATACACCTGACCTAGTGATTTCCGATGTGATGATGCCTCAAGTGGATGGCTATCAATTCCTGAAGCAACTACGAGAAGACCCCCGCTTCCAAGCACTCCCGGTAGTATTTTTAACTGCTAAAGGTATGACAGGCGATCGCATCCAAGGTTATCACGCTGGTGTTGATGCCTATTTACCCAAACCCTTTGATCCAGATGAGTTAGTGGCCATAGTCGAAAATTTACTCGCCCGCCGCGCCGCCAAGGCCGCAAGTACCGGAGATGACGCTGAAACCCCTGATCTTGCCGAACTAGCCAATCAGATTGCCCAAATTAAAGCATTGTTAACTCAAAGAAATGCTATTTCCCAATCGCCAGCCCCTTTTAAAATTGATCTGACACCGAGAGAACAAAGTGTTTTAAATTTGGTCGCAGAAGGGTTGATGAATAAAGAAATCGCCCGTCGCTTAGAAACCAGCGTCCGCAATGTAGAAAAATACGTCAGTCGTTTATTTAGTAAAACCGGCACTAATAGCCGCACAGAGTTAGTTCGTTTTGCTCTAGAACACGGTCTTGCTAAATAG